gtatgttatcaagccgtaatatggcatttgcaaagtttcttgcacaaattattaaattgagaacacattattctgattacaccattaaaaggatgagacttgataatgctggtgagttaacatctcaagcatttaatgatcattatatatctacagggattgttgttgaacatccagttgctcatgtgcatacacaaaattggtttagctgaatcaatagataaacgcttacagctaataactagacaattgataatgagtacaaatctctcaatatttatatgtggacatgtaaatttacatgctgcgacattaattcgcattataccatgtggaagtcgtaaatattttcacttaatacttgattttggccaagagccaaatattttctaccttaaaacattggttgtgcagtgtatgttccaattgtatcaccacaacacaataaaatggttcttcaaagaaagatgataatatattttggatataaaacatcttcaatcataagatatattgaacccatgatgggtgatgtttttacagcacgttttgctgattgtcattttaataaaacattgttccctagattagggggagaaataaaaataaaaaataaaatgatgcttcatgatgcgaacatcaattaaggtatattgaactcgcacaaaagaatgtgaaacgaaagttcaaaaataatgtatatgaaagaacttgcaaattaattactttatgcatttacagatataaaaaagtgactaaatcatatataccagcgataaatgctccagctcgaactgaaattccaaaagctggcaataatgtcactgttgagtctttgccacgcatcaaacgtggaagatcaattggttccgaagataaaaatcctcgaaaaagaaaatcagctgataatgaggtaagagaaagtgttcaagaagaaccacaaatcaatattccttctgcagaggatattgataaatgtaaatactaaaattgcgataaattatgcaatattatggaaccgaaatgaaactaaaatctctatgagatattttcatataatgttacaatgacatcatgaataaagatgatgatctggaactaaaatctgtcattgaatatacaaaatggacatgattgagctcaatggaaaggagcaataagagctgaattagaatcgctcgataaaagaaaagttttcggatcaatcgttatcacttttaaagatgtgaaacgtatgggatacaaatgaatttttatccgaaaagaaatgtgcaaatgaagttacaaggcaaaactagacttgtaactcaatatttcccacaaagaccagaaatgaattaggaggaaaaattatcctcctgtaatggatacaattacttattagatacttaatcaacctggtagttatttaaatgcatctcatgaatgttgttactacttatctgtatggatcacttaatagtgatatatatgaatatacctaaagggttaaggtatcataagcatctaatgtaaaacccaagggaatatattccattaaatcacaaagatttctaagtgggtttatacaaacgggacgtatgtggtataaccgattaaatgactacttgataaaaaaaagggtataaatataaacttattttgcacgtatgttttataaaaacaatgttcggatatgagatcgtagttgtttatgtcaatgttcttaacatcatatgaacaaataaagagatctatgaaatcattcaacttctaaagaattattttgaaatgaaagatcttgaaaaaaccaagtattaccttggattgcaaattgagcatatgcctaatggtttacttgtacatcaaacaacttataccgaaaagattttaaaacattttttttaaagacaaactcattgttgttagatcactcaatattgacactgatctatttcatccctgcgaagatcatgaaaattttaacagatcggaagttctatattttagtgcaattgaggttcttatgtatcttatagattatacaagatctgacatttcttttgcagttaatttgttgacaaggttcagctcagcccctaccaaaagacattggaatgggatcaaacaaatagtttgataccttcggggaactactgatttataattattttattctaacaactcgaaacaagatttgtttggttatacagatgcagattatttatccgatctacataaagctaaatctcaaactggatatgtattcctaaatggaggcaccgcaatatcatgacgttctcaaaacaaacacttgttgcaacatcatcaaatcatgccgaagtgattgcattacatgaagctactcgggaatgattttagttaagatcaatgatacaaatcattattgattcttgtggactagaacgctataaaagcctaacaactatctatgaagataatacagcttacatagtacaaatgaaagaagagtatcaaaaaatgacagaacaaaacataaatgctgacgaggcgctaaagttataaacagtctcaacggtcataagtttgatggaaaaaaatggtatattagtaaggctcagaaaaagaatgaaagggaataggaattgaaacaacagtttgaacaaaccatgaaggagactgtagacaaatcacgtggaccaaacttgtacataaaagatttagatgatacagtttcagatgaaaacctcagattcttctcatatactcaagatctcgtaaaagacaaccagattaaaatgagatacgttcaatcaacaactctgttgatctttataccaaagcactgtcaatcgctgtttttcaaaacatacattcacaatattggcatgaggcaagttcaaaagatgtgacgactcagcgttgtctacttgagggggagtcaactctatgctgcactctttttcccttagctaaagttttatcccactggattttctttagcaaggtttttaacgaggcagtattaattgctctttaaaaaaaaaaaattaccatccaagagggagtgttgtaaatttagtagtaaaatatggatggtaattagtcaaatatggatagtaaaatttgtactatatatatgtggataatgaacacacatatacacaccattTTCTTACAGATAAGAAATATACTCCctctctcttccattactactctctcatatttaaggattgtatagacttaggtcaaaattagttataagcctactgaattataacagtctATTATTTATATTGGTaatatttcattataatcgataacCTGTTGGAGCCTCATCTATTATTTTATACATGCTCCCACTGTATGGAGTCTTTCATGCACTTTGCTTCGGAATTCCTCTCTAGTTCACCATTTtctgtaaaaaataaaaaataaataaaaataaagaaacaaaaaaAGAAGATAATTTACAAATTGAACCTTGTATATCTTCCTACAATTAAGTTCATATATAATCGGCTGATCTAGTTCTTCTTAGGTGAACTCATCTATTATACCATTGTATAGAGTTTTTCTTTTGATTCCCTGCTTCTTAATAATTCTCGTGTTCAACATTTTGAGTAAATAGATCTCCATGTAGGAGTCATGTATGGGTGACTTAGTCGTGTCAGCATCATTATCTCCATCATTACATTCCGTTTAAATTTATCCTCCAAACTTTCACAGCCAACCAACACTTCAACATTTTCTAGCAATTCATGGTCTCGTGAACTTTCACTTAGCCTTTCGGATCATCAATAAAAACATCATAATACACAAAATACTCATGTTTCATCAATGGCGGAGCTAATAGGGGTAGTGGGTTGCATGCCCCTAATCACATTATATTAGATGAGACATATGAGCTTgcgatatctttatatatatagcaTGTATAATATTGTAGTCAAAATAGATGATAGCAACAGTTGGCAAATATCCCTTACATATATTTAACACTTACAGTTGGGATAGGCTTGGCTTTACTCTGTATATATACGGGCAGTGGCGTATCCAGgaaattttttcaccgggggcagaaatttttctaaaacgtatttggcaaaatatgaaggttttgaggcaaaatatagagttttttgagcaaaatttagagATTTTTAGGTAAAATACtatggtttttgggcaaaatatggaggttttgagaCAAAATATTAAGGGTTtggggaagaaaaaaaaatttccactgggggcaaaatcgaaaaaacaaaaaaatttacactataaactgcaaatccactgggggcgggtgCCCCACCCTGACCCTTAATAGGTCCGCCCCTGTATACGGGTGTAATCTATTGAATGTAATCAACGAAATATACAACTTACATGATATTAGGCCTATTCTTCCTGATCCTCTCTGCAACCTTTTTTTCCTGTTCAATTTCCTCTCCTCCAATGGCCGAAACAACTAAATACCACCTTGCCCTTACCATCTCCAATATCAAGAATTTAATCCCAATCACCTTATCAATCGAAAACACCCAATATAATCAATGGGCATAACCATTTAAGAATAATTGTAATGCCTATGATGTTTTAGATCATATCATCTCCACCCCTGCAGACTCTTCTTCCTCAACTACAACAGATACCACCCCTACTCATGATGCTTTCTGGCTCCGATTGGATGCTCTGGTCCTTCAATGGGTTTATGGAATAATATTCAATGAATTACTAAGCATCATACTTGAAGATGAAACGACTACTGCTGATTCTTGGACTCGTCTCCAGAATGTTTTTCAAGACAATAAGAACTCGAGGGCTTTTTACCTGCAAAGACAATTCAATACTATCCGATTGGACGATTTTGCCAATGTTTCGACCTATTGTCAAGAAATCAAAATACTAGCCGATCAATTAGCCAATGTAGGCGACAAAGTCTCAGACGACCGAATGGTCTTGCAACTCATTGCTGGCCTAAATGACAATTTTGACACTGTTGGGACCTATTTCACACAATTAACAAAATTAACTTCGTTCTATGAAGCAAGATCCAAACTGATTTTGGAAGAAACTCGAAAGCAAAAACAGGCGGCACATAATTCTCCACATCAAAATCAATCGGCTCTTCTTACCACCACCACTGCGTCACAAAATCGTCAACAATCCTCAACCGATTCCTCTCAACAATCTGATCGTCATccaaacaacaatcgcaacaattacTTTCGTGGTCTTGGCCGAGGGAATGGAAGCTATCGTGGTCGAGGTCATGGCAGAGGTTTTGCTAGCCCTAATTGGCACCAAGGTAACTTGAATCAGCCATCCTGGACTAACTATGGGCCATATCAATATCAACAGGCCCAATACTCCTCCTCCATGCCCTTTTTCCTACCACCAATTGGACCAAACCCAATAGTCCCTCAGCTCATGATGGTTTACTTGTGCCTCGACCTCAGGCCCATCTATCAAACGCATCTTCTACAAGTTATTGTCCCACAGATATTGACAATGCAATGCACAATTATTATCCGTTACAGCAATCGAAACATATTATCGTTGACAATGGTCATGGCATTCCAATTCAGGGTTTTGGTCAATCTCTCTTACCTAATCCCTCTCGCCCTCTATATCTATGTAATACGTTGCATGCAACCCGCCTAATTAAAAAATCTTACTTCTGTTGCTGTCTATCCACTGATAATAATCTTTCTTTAGAATTTGATCTTTTTGGTTTACTGTCAATAATTTTCCACAAGTCACGCCAATCCTGAGATGTAACAGTACTGGAGACTTATATCCTCTTAGTACTTCTTTGTTGCACCGTTTATCTTCAAATTCGAATTTTGCTGCTTTATCTCCGGACATTTGGCATCACCACCTTGGACATTCAGGCGTTGAAATCTTACGTtcgtgataactcctaaattatacagttttttgataacattttgaggagttatcttagtattttagagttattttaatcctaaaacacactgaaatgggtaaaatgggaaaagaggtatttctaatgattttatcaaagttatgtatcaaacaggattaaAAACAGAGAAAATTGTAGAAAAGGCAAAGAATCCGCCGGCATGGAGTCAAGGAAACCGCCGGTCTGGGGCTGAATATGCCAAAATGTTCCAGAATCtctgtaaaattgaaagaacttgttgaccaAGTAAAAAGCAAAGGAAGTCGCCGGCTTCATCCAGAAGCTGCCGACCTAATGAACATGGTTTCTCAACTTAtcaaccaagttcaagtaaaaatggaaacaaaatcaagaagaTTTGACGGATTACTGAAGCCGCCGACCTTCCACGAAGCCGCCAACTTAGTTATGACAGTTAAAAGATTTATGCTTGCAGATTAAAttaaacttgcagaaggagtcaccgacctaaggaaagccgccggcttggccaccgttttctgaatattataaatagaggcctctggtctcagttttcatatgtagttttcagaattcaataattctgcttagttcgtttttctttttagggttttctctaaactcttagattagatttattcattgtaatcaagaatcattcaagtttcttgcatctacctttttaaggtatgattctatatttattttattgtttaatctattttatttactacaattgtttctgttcgtcttctgctatgaactaaacgttcttaGTAGTTACGTGGATGAAAACTGAACTTCATTTGGGAATCAGATGAACCCGCCGGCCTCACCAACCCAAGCTGCCGGCTTGGGTGAAACAAATCTGCCGGCTTCATGTGCTTTATCCGTACAGttcctggttcttttccagatctgtatggtcgtgTTTCTGTAATGATGTTTGAGCTGTTTCGAATCTGCTTTGCTtaaatacacttgtttgccatgcttaatgattaaataacatgattttagaattgattaatacttaatccgatgatctattattcgattcatgctacttgtttagatctagtccatcaaacttgttaaattggattgcatgcaactaagctaaaaagcttaatggtgataaacttgtttaattggaattacgcttatataatagaatttgatattgttaggtttaatcaaagaaccttcgtttggatttgtttaattaatgattgcatgagaacttagtagtaattgactttcagctagtaacttgagttgatctacttggtgtttaatagcttaaatAAATTGTCAGTCTaattgcatattgatcctcatcacaagattaatgtgtatcatgtaattgaattgaacatgaagaattgagatgttagttatgcacatcacatatctagcatatgctttaagtcctacttgttgaatgatatgcgacacttagcttaacctattaagggataatagttagtttatgattattattctactttgtgttaatataagttatgaaacttgcctaatatgattcccgtatgagttacttgttcatgtaattgcttttacttttatctgtttattttgaatcttcaattccctaTTTTACTTTATTACTTTGTTTACCTTTAAAGCatttctttcctaagagataagaatctatcccttaaaagatataaaaatctatctttaattctttaataagaattaaataataaaacaactcttatccgcatctacgctctttTGGGACGATGACCTAAAATAcaacatctgatcgggttttgttgctcgttagggtgttaaagtgtattaataaaaaggttttataaatttaaaagttgaaagataagttaagcactattgcacacacttttgacacatcaactttttggcggcgctgccggggagcgcggtaaataaGAAAATTAGATATACTTTggctattgatatttcttgaaaacgggtgatgactgtcttcctttaggagagggttgttggggttccgatttaaaggcttctgctcgaacctagacgctgacgggtcactcaagtattgaaagattcaataggccatgcatgtttgattattcgttgttatgcgataaaagttgttatttaatatttatattgtaacaacccaagccaaccctcgaccaaaccacgcttaaatacaaaataaaaaaaaatttctgttacagaccatcggcgcgccgcgccatatctggctgtccccgggacttttaaccgcgaaaagattgactagttcccggcacttttagacaaaacgctttttaccatacgaccaaatatgtaaaactaacatgtttcaaacatgaaattacagttttacaagcggggcccacatcggccgttttacgagtttaatacaattcacgagtttcgaccaccaaaaagcttaagttccaaactacacaatgagcatggcgtttgggattaaactacccaactatcggtcaaactccaagagctactaaagccaaaagcgtcccctagcatcaagcaggatctctagtccaaaacgatgcccttacccttgtccaaaaccgaacctataaaatggtaaacaacgagagggtaagcaaagcttagtgaatgcaataattatacgaatacatatataattatacctacttgcatacacttacacaaccgcaaacatgctagcaaacaacattagcttatcgtcgcaataacaagctataaatcaccaatacccccaagctagcataacatccgcatataaatataactcgaataatgtaaTATGCtttcaacacaaataaccatggtcgaccaatagtataaGGGAACGGCGCtctcgaaaacgccatcggtgttcataacatccgttagggcacttaacacctcgcaccactaacccctagggtggcaccttaacacctcggcacatcaccccgagtggcatcttaacacctcgatgcaacactcattattttacggagtggtgtcttaacacctcgacactacactcctaggtggcatcttaacacctcgatgctacacccgagtggcatcttaacacctcgatgctacactcttcacgtgaaacgtggtgtcttaacacctcgacactacacctttcacgctacaacaaatagatacattatatacatacgcatataattattccactcacctcaaagtcttgtgaaaagatacccgagcttgcaaaacctcaaagtaacgtacctatcacattatacatattatcaaacgcaaactcaagtcggtcaaccatccCTTTCActattctaagccattttgacccaaggtgcaatttcaacccatttgcacccttaaccctaaattgggtcaacacacaccaaaaccctaatcattcgtcaagatgggtttaacacacatttaggtcacaaggctaactcgttttcataattgctaggccacttaggtcattaaagacccatttgacccatttcaaggtcaacacacccatttgggtcatccatgcccaattaacacccatttacatatcatagaagtgttctagtacttttactaactaattaggttcataaacataaatttacactttgaaaccctaattagttacctttgagtctacatgacccaaattcacccaaaacctccaaattactagcaagtgggttttgtgtgcatcactaacccaaaccctaacccttaaacacattaaactaaggtaatcaagtttagggcttaccacaacaattaaaacgtagctaaggaggagatgaacaactttaactcccgagttctatcccgaaatgagcttcttcttccccgatttaagctttctcacacttaaccaccccctctctctctagaatgaatggatgatgtttggtggttgagaaatggagtaatgagctcaccaaactgatcctaaggcattaaattcggaccctaaggtaattttaccaaaatgccctcaaaatatctaattaaaaagaaaagggaatctgtcgcagacagatggcgcggcgcgccacctagccgcgcggcgcgcgaccctcccagttcagcatcttttgtctttttaattatgtgcaacaaaaaccccaaacttgagtaacccatatacacctatgtacactacgaatattcgggtcttacaactctcccccacttattcggattgcgtcctcgcaatccaagctgcatgacacgagggaagataaaccaacacgaactcttcgggttcccaagtgaactcggaacctttacttcgtcgccattgaaccttgaaagttctcacctctttatttctcaacaatttcaccttctcgtcaaggatagcaattggttcctcgacatattctaacttgttgtttagctcgatctcgtctaaaggcatccatgaggaatcatccgcaagacacttacggaggggggaaacatgaaatgtattatggatccccgcaagctcttcgggtaattccaatcgatatgcaacttcaccaacacgagct
This window of the Rutidosis leptorrhynchoides isolate AG116_Rl617_1_P2 chromosome 7, CSIRO_AGI_Rlap_v1, whole genome shotgun sequence genome carries:
- the LOC139860032 gene encoding uncharacterized protein, translating into MDHIISTPADSSSSTTTDTTPTHDAFWLRLDALVLQWVYGIIFNELLSIILEDETTTADSWTRLQNVFQDNKNSRAFYLQRQFNTIRLDDFANVSTYCQEIKILADQLANVGDKVSDDRMVLQLIAGLNDNFDTVGTYFTQLTKLTSFYEARSKLILEETRKQKQAAHNSPHQNQSALLTTTTASQNRQQSSTDSSQQSDRHPNNNRNNYFRGLGRGNGSYRGRGHGRGFASPNWHQGPILLLHALFPTTNWTKPNSPSAHDGLLVPRPQAHLSNASSTSYCPTDIDNAMHNYYPLQQSKHIIVDNGHGIPIQGFGQSLLPNPSRPLYLCNTLHATRLIKKSYFCCCLSTDNNLSLEFDLFGLLIKNRENCRKGKESAGMESRKPPVWG